The genome window CTGGCGAGTTCACACCACCGGGGATAACTTTTACCGCGCGCTCGTAAAGCTCCTTGGAACGTTGATGAGTCTTCATCTTTTCTTTTTCCTGTGGTCTCTCTCCATTCTACCCACTTTTTCCAAGATCTTGCTGCGCAGAACCTTAAGCAGAGAACCGAAAATAGAGTAAAGTGAATAGGAGAGCTTTTCGAGAGGAGAAAGGCGAGTGAAACATACGATAACCCTTATCCCCGGCGATGGCATTGGGCCTGAAGTCACTGAGGCCGCCGTACGTGTGGTAGAGGCTGCCGGAGTGGAATGCGAATGGGAGCGCATGGAGGCCGGCGCTGAGGTGGTCGCGAAATATGGCACACCGGTGCCCGACGAAGTCATTCATTCCATTCTCAAGAACCGAGTTGCCCTTAAAGGGCCGATCACCACCCCGGTAGGCGTGGGCTTTCCCAGCGCCAATGTCACTCTACGTAAACGGCTCAATCTCTACGCCAATGTGCGACCCGCACGCACCATTCCGGGCGTCCCATCGCGCTACGATCACGTAGACCTTGTGATCATCCGTGAAAACAGTGAAGACCTCTACTCTGGTCTTGAACACATTGTGGTGCCCGGGGTGGTGGAGAGCCTTAAGATCATCACCGAGGCGGCTAGCCTGCGCATTGGGCGCTATGCCTTCGAATATGCCAAAAGCCACGGTCGCCGCAAGGTTACTGCGGTGCATAAAGCGAATATCATGAAACTCGCCGACGGCCTCTTCCTCGAATGTCTCCGGCGCATCTCACGTGAGTTTCCTGAAATTGAATACGAGGAGATGATCGTAGATGCGACCTGCATGAACATGGTGATGCGGCCGGAGCGTTTCGACGTGATGGTCATGGAAAATCTCTATGGGGATATCCTCTCCGACCTTGCCTCTGGGCTCATCGGCGGCCTTGGGTTTGCCGGTTCAGCCAATATTGGCGAAGGTGGCATCGCCCTCTTCGAGGCTGTACACGGCTCTGCTCCCGACATCGCCGGCCGCCATATCGCCAACCCGATCGCCCTTATCCTTTCCGCGGTCATGATGCTTCGCCATCTCGGGGAACAGGCGGCTGCTAACCGTATCGAAAACGCTGTTATGAAAGTGATGGCGGAAGGAAAAGTGCGCACGCGCGATATGGGTGGCGACGCCACCACCGACCAGATCACCGATGCGATTATCGCTGCGCTTTGAAGCAAGATACCATGGGGCAAAGGGTCTCTCTGCCCCATGCTTTTTCAGGAGCGACTCTTGCGTTGTTGTATGGCCGTAACAAGCACGGCAACCAACAAAACCCCGCCCACGACCGTTCCCTGCCATAGGGTAGGGTTATTGATCGTGAGGTTGATAGCGCTTAGAATCATCTGCAGAAGACAGGCACCAAGCACTGTCCCTATCACGCTCCCTTCTCCACCCATAAGGTTAGCCCCGCCGATAACGGCAGCTGCCACAGCGTTAAGCTCATAGCCAAGCCCGTTTTGAGGGTCGCCTTGCTGCCCGTAACCAGCATAGAGGATCCCAGCCACCCCTCCCAAAAAAGCGCTCGCGCAGTAGGCAAAGAGAAGGACACCAAGAATATTTACTCCGGAGAGCCTTGTGGCCTGTTCGTTACCTCCAAGGCTATAGAGATAGCGCCCTACGCGGGTACGGGTGAGAATGAAGTGTGCTGCAATGGCGATGATCAGCAGCAACACCGCAGGGATCGGCACGGCAAAGAGGGTGCCTTTAAACAGCTGCCCGTTTGCCAAATTGATGAGAAACGGATATTTTGAAATGGGCACCGGTAGCTGGCCGTTCATTAATTGCGCCTGACTCCTCAATATCGTAAGAGAGGCCAGAGTCACCACGAAGGCCGGTAAGCGCAGCTTCCCTATCAGCAAAGCGTGAACCGCTCCTATTAGCAGGGAAACAGCAAGTGCCACCACAATCGCCGTTGGCACGGCAATGGTGGGTGGCAAATGCGTTGCCGTCATGGCCAACACCATGCCGCTAAAGGCGATAAGAGAGCCTAGCGAGAGGTCTATGCCCGCAGTGATGATGACCAACGTCTCCCCGATAGAGAAGATCGCTAAGAGGGCGATCTGTAGCAGCATGTTTTGGATGTTTTGGCGACTGTAGAAGGTATCGCGCGCGGGCGAGAAGATAAGCGCGATACACAGCAGCACCAACACAATAACCACGCTGCTCTCTCTTGCAAGTAAGAGGCGGCGCCAGTTAAGCAGGGGCTCGCGTAAACGTGATGCTTCGGTCGTCTCCATAAAGTGTCCCTATCCCTAAGTTGATGAAAGCCCATGGGCATGCAGATCGTTGATAAAGGACTCTGCATTCTCCGGAGTTACCACGGTAACACCTGTGTCAATGGTATGCTTTTGCATGTCCACTTTCATGCCCAAACTCTCCAATTCGGGCATCATCTGATGCAGCGCGGAATCCACGTTATTGTGGTTCTGATGTAAAAGGTTCAGCAGCTCAATGGAGAGACGCCCAAACTGAAACGGTTTTTGCACCACTGTGAGGTCTACCATGCCCTGCTGTAGCCCTTTCAACGTGGCCGGGTCTCCATCGAAGCAGATCACTTTGAACTTACTGCGCAAATTCTGTGCTTGCAGGGCTGCAATGATGGCGGGGCCGTTGTAAGAGTAAAGCCCTACCAGCCCGTTAAGTCCCTTGCTCATATAACGGGTGATCGCATCCTGAACGTTGGAGCGCGCCATTCCTTTATCCTGATTATCCTGATAGGGTGGAGCGATGAACTGCACGTTGCTGCCTTTGATGGCATCAAGAAAGCCGTTGTAACGCTGGCGAGCGTTATCTTGGCTCATGGTACCAACGAAAGCCACCAGTTTGCCGCCGTGCGGGAACAGCTTGAGGGCGGCTTTGCCAGCGATGTAACCGGCCTCGTAGTTGTTCGTTCCTAGGTAAGCAAGCCGCTTGCTGTTGGGTGCGTCCGAGTCGAAGCAGATAACGGGCAACCCGGAATCCACCGCTTTGTTGATGGTGGGCGTAATCCCGTTGGGATCTATGGCAGAAAGGCCGATTCCATCCACATGGGCGGCCAATGCGTCGTTGAACATCTGGATCTGAACGGTATTTTCCGAAGGGTTCGGCCCCCGCCAGTCCGCATTGACATGTAGCTGCTTTGCCTCCTCCTGCATCCCCTTAACCATGGCATCCCAGAAAGGGGAGACGCCATTGGTGATCAGCATGTATTTAGGGCCGTTCGTCCCGCACCCTGTGAAGCATAATAGAGGCAACACAAGGAAAACGGACGTCCAGCGCCCCAAAAACCGCAACGTTTTTGACATGAAAACCTCCTTGGTTCGCATCTTCTGATGGATAACGGTCATCTCGATTGCAATCCTTTTTAATAGTGAACAGTGTAAAGTAATTGAAAGCTGATACTTACAGAACCGGAGCGAAGGCGGCTTCAGATCCCGAAGCGCTCCCTCAGGTAGTTGCGACTAACCGTGATCGCCTCTAGGGGAGGGAGTTGCGACCGATCTTGCTCAACGACAATCCAGCGAGCGCCCACCTCTTGGGCCGCCGCATAGGCCTCCTCAAGAGGAACCTCTCCCCTCCCAAGCTCTAGAAACTCCGGTGTGATCTTTCCATCAGCTCCAACGCAACGCCGTCCATCCTTGAAATGGAAATAGCCGGCACGCTGGGCGTGCTCGCGAATGAACGCTGCTGGGTTTTGCCCGGCATAGTAAAGCCAGAAGACGTCGAGATTAAAACGAACGAGATGGGGATCGGTCTCTTGGGCGAGTATCTGCATGCCTGTTGTACCCCCACCGAGGTCCTTAAACTCCCAATCATGGTTATGGTAGTTGAAAGCGATCCCCTCATCGGCCAAACGTCGTCCAACTTCATTGAAGCGCTTGGCAGAGGCAAGATAACCCTCTACCGTGCCGGCGGCCACCCCTGAACACATCACGTTTTCGATGCCAAGCGCCTTGGCGTAGGAAATGATACCTTCAACCTTGGAATCGTCTGTATACTCTCCATAGCCAAAATGCGCTCCCGACACGCCAAGGTGCAAGGTATCGAGCAGGCTTCGCATACGCGCCTCGCCGTACATGGCAAAAAGGTGACCACCCTCGAAGGCTGTGTAGCCGGCAGCAGCTACCTCTCGCAGTGTTCCTTCGATGTCATTTCGCGCTTTCTCTCCGAAGACAATAAGCTGTACAGCTACTTGAGGCTTTAAAGTCTCCACATTCTCCTCCCACATGGTTTTTATTTTTATGATGAAGAAGGTTCACCAAGTGGAGAGGGAATTCCTTTTCTGCGTACGTTTGAACGAACGTTTGGTTAGTCGCTTTTTAATATACTTCATTTCCCGCCAAAATCCTGCCTGCCGCCCAAACTTTCTGGCATCGCCGCCGTACTGTTGTTAGATCCTCTGCAAGTCCGTAAAAGATTGTGATGGCATCGCGGTAAAAGTTGTGATAAAATGAAAGAGAAGCGGACAACCTCCGAAAATAGGGTTGGAGGGGTCAACCATGCGAATACTCTTAGGCAAAATAGCTCTTTCTATTATTCCGGCTCTGTTGGCGGGCTGGGCGGTATCGCATCAGGTCCTGCTGATGGCCTGGAGTCGTACCCATGCAACGCTTTTACCCATCGTCTTAGTGCTTGTTCTTAGCGCGCTTCTCATTGCAGCACTTCGAAGAATCCTGATCATCACCTTCTGCTATGCCATCGCCTTTTTAAGCTACTACACCTATCGTCTCGCCCGCCCTTTGCCACCAGGGCTCAACTATGAATGGGTTCTCACGGTTCGCGCTCTCATGCTCGAACTCGTTATGATCCTAGCTCTTACCGCAGCCATCCTCGAAGCCTTTCGCTCAAATACCTCTTGGGCACGCCGAAGCTACTTTGCAGCCGTTGGCCTCTATTTCACAGGCATGGGCATTCGCACCTACCTATGGTCTCATGAGATGCGCTCCCTGTTGCTTATTGTTACAGGCATAGCTGCCCTTATCGCTAGCCTTGTAGGTAGAGATGACGAACCCCAGCAAACCGTTCTTCCTACCTCCTCTCCCTCCCCTGCCGAAGCTGTCGTCGTGCGAAAAACTCGGCGGCTCAAGGAGTGGACGGAAACACCACCTTCTGAGGAGCCGACCAAGATGAAGATATTGTAGAATTTCTGTAACTTCTTGCCTCCATAGGGCGTCCTAAAACAATAGGCGGTATACTATCAAAGCGCAGACTATTCAAGCTGCGTTAATACTAAAGAGGAGTAAGGTTTCATGCATGTGGCACCTGGCTTGAGGTGGCTTCAAAAACAGATAGGTGTGGCCAGCATGGTGGCGCTCGTTACTGTAGGATTGACCAACTTCGAGGCACGTGCGGATGTGCGCTCGGCCATTCCTGCGGCTATCGCTGGCTTTCGCCTCACCAGACCCGTTCAGATTTTTACGCCGAACACACTGGAAGACCATATTGACGGACAAGCCCAATCGGTTAAACGCTACCTCTTTCGAAAGTGTTACTATGCTATCTATGCCCCGGGCGGTAAAGGAGCACAGGTCATCACGGTGGATATCTACCAGATGGGTAGCCCACTCGATGCGTTCGGCTACTACAGCTATCAGCTCAGCCCCTCGGCCAAAATGGTGCGGTTCGTCCCCATCGGCGCCCAGGGGTATCTTCTCGGTGGCGGTCTCTCTTTCTGGAAAGGCCCCTTCTATGTGAACGTCAATATCGCTGCCTCCAATGCACCGGCTTCCTTCCGTACAGCTCAGATCGCCATAGCGCGCGCCGTGGCAGCGAAACTTTCCGGTACCACGCAAATGCCTGAAATGCTTCGCCTGTTACCGGCCGGCTATGTGCCCTTTAGCCAAAAGTACCAGCGACGCGATATTGCTGGTCAACGTTTTCTTCAAAACGGTGTCTCCGCCAACTATACGTCCGCAGGACGCTATGCTGAGCTCTTTATTTGTGCCTATCCCTCTCCTG of Chthonomonas calidirosea T49 contains these proteins:
- a CDS encoding ABC transporter permease, which translates into the protein METTEASRLREPLLNWRRLLLARESSVVIVLVLLCIALIFSPARDTFYSRQNIQNMLLQIALLAIFSIGETLVIITAGIDLSLGSLIAFSGMVLAMTATHLPPTIAVPTAIVVALAVSLLIGAVHALLIGKLRLPAFVVTLASLTILRSQAQLMNGQLPVPISKYPFLINLANGQLFKGTLFAVPIPAVLLLIIAIAAHFILTRTRVGRYLYSLGGNEQATRLSGVNILGVLLFAYCASAFLGGVAGILYAGYGQQGDPQNGLGYELNAVAAAVIGGANLMGGEGSVIGTVLGACLLQMILSAINLTINNPTLWQGTVVGGVLLVAVLVTAIQQRKSRS
- a CDS encoding sugar phosphate isomerase/epimerase family protein encodes the protein METLKPQVAVQLIVFGEKARNDIEGTLREVAAAGYTAFEGGHLFAMYGEARMRSLLDTLHLGVSGAHFGYGEYTDDSKVEGIISYAKALGIENVMCSGVAAGTVEGYLASAKRFNEVGRRLADEGIAFNYHNHDWEFKDLGGGTTGMQILAQETDPHLVRFNLDVFWLYYAGQNPAAFIREHAQRAGYFHFKDGRRCVGADGKITPEFLELGRGEVPLEEAYAAAQEVGARWIVVEQDRSQLPPLEAITVSRNYLRERFGI
- a CDS encoding sugar-binding protein is translated as MSKTLRFLGRWTSVFLVLPLLCFTGCGTNGPKYMLITNGVSPFWDAMVKGMQEEAKQLHVNADWRGPNPSENTVQIQMFNDALAAHVDGIGLSAIDPNGITPTINKAVDSGLPVICFDSDAPNSKRLAYLGTNNYEAGYIAGKAALKLFPHGGKLVAFVGTMSQDNARQRYNGFLDAIKGSNVQFIAPPYQDNQDKGMARSNVQDAITRYMSKGLNGLVGLYSYNGPAIIAALQAQNLRSKFKVICFDGDPATLKGLQQGMVDLTVVQKPFQFGRLSIELLNLLHQNHNNVDSALHQMMPELESLGMKVDMQKHTIDTGVTVVTPENAESFINDLHAHGLSST
- a CDS encoding isocitrate dehydrogenase (NAD(+)) codes for the protein MKHTITLIPGDGIGPEVTEAAVRVVEAAGVECEWERMEAGAEVVAKYGTPVPDEVIHSILKNRVALKGPITTPVGVGFPSANVTLRKRLNLYANVRPARTIPGVPSRYDHVDLVIIRENSEDLYSGLEHIVVPGVVESLKIITEAASLRIGRYAFEYAKSHGRRKVTAVHKANIMKLADGLFLECLRRISREFPEIEYEEMIVDATCMNMVMRPERFDVMVMENLYGDILSDLASGLIGGLGFAGSANIGEGGIALFEAVHGSAPDIAGRHIANPIALILSAVMMLRHLGEQAAANRIENAVMKVMAEGKVRTRDMGGDATTDQITDAIIAAL
- a CDS encoding DUF6599 family protein, producing the protein MHVAPGLRWLQKQIGVASMVALVTVGLTNFEARADVRSAIPAAIAGFRLTRPVQIFTPNTLEDHIDGQAQSVKRYLFRKCYYAIYAPGGKGAQVITVDIYQMGSPLDAFGYYSYQLSPSAKMVRFVPIGAQGYLLGGGLSFWKGPFYVNVNIAASNAPASFRTAQIAIARAVAAKLSGTTQMPEMLRLLPAGYVPFSQKYQRRDIAGQRFLQNGVSANYTSAGRYAELFICAYPSPAAAQQAYNQYMSALDKPLMIASGSKVTLLKGLGEGAFSVKTRFSGYVVAAHKGRYIVGIDKAVNPTIALKLVREAIAKVH